In one window of Paraburkholderia sp. BL10I2N1 DNA:
- a CDS encoding SLC13 family permease, protein MSQLQIYITVAVFAAVILLIAFNLLDMAIAALTGTCILIALGILDEQDLLGATRAAAGPLGLLFGGMVVARILATTGLFDVIGDVYLRATGGSGARFLLMLIALVAPVCALLPNATTVILLAPVIVRVCIALEADFVRPMLLAAIISNSAGLLTIVGDPATFLVGSTIGMTFGEYLRRVSLGGLVAVLVIVPLLPVLMRDLWTLKRTLPPRAPAKRIERPVYAALAGVVLFVMMALFVFGEDLPTHIVPPAVAMIASALALLVGFAARVEPTDNVLRDVDWKTLVFLASIFCLVQAVVKTGLLQLLAVQLYQVFGGQLTLVALMLLAGVGLLSSLLANVPVAAASIIMVKGYLVMAEVVPDTALSSGFSEWPTVSIPVFIGLMFGATLGGNATLVGAAANIVAAGVCARQGTPITFGTFLRYGLPITVVQLAASAVYVLAVTRLLH, encoded by the coding sequence ATGAGCCAATTGCAGATCTATATCACGGTCGCTGTGTTCGCAGCGGTCATTCTGCTGATCGCGTTCAACCTGCTCGATATGGCTATCGCGGCCTTGACGGGCACATGCATCCTGATCGCGCTCGGCATACTGGACGAGCAGGACCTTCTGGGTGCGACGCGTGCGGCTGCCGGGCCGCTCGGCTTGCTGTTCGGCGGAATGGTCGTGGCGCGGATCCTCGCGACCACCGGCCTTTTCGACGTCATCGGAGACGTCTATCTGCGCGCGACGGGCGGAAGCGGAGCACGCTTTCTGCTCATGCTGATTGCGCTGGTCGCACCGGTATGCGCGCTTCTGCCCAATGCGACCACCGTCATTCTTTTGGCGCCAGTCATCGTTCGCGTGTGCATTGCGCTCGAGGCGGACTTCGTCAGACCCATGCTGCTCGCAGCAATTATCAGCAACTCGGCCGGTTTGCTGACGATAGTGGGCGACCCGGCGACCTTTCTCGTCGGCAGCACCATAGGCATGACCTTCGGAGAGTACCTGCGGCGCGTGTCGCTCGGCGGACTGGTCGCGGTTCTTGTCATCGTGCCGCTTCTGCCGGTTCTGATGCGAGACCTGTGGACGCTCAAGCGCACCTTGCCGCCGCGCGCACCAGCAAAACGCATCGAACGACCGGTGTATGCCGCGCTCGCGGGCGTCGTTCTGTTCGTGATGATGGCGCTGTTCGTGTTTGGCGAGGATCTGCCAACGCACATCGTGCCTCCCGCTGTCGCGATGATCGCAAGTGCGCTGGCGCTCCTGGTCGGATTTGCCGCCAGAGTCGAGCCAACTGACAATGTGCTGCGGGACGTCGACTGGAAGACACTGGTCTTTCTTGCGAGCATCTTCTGTTTGGTGCAGGCGGTGGTCAAGACAGGACTGCTTCAGTTGCTGGCGGTGCAGCTTTATCAGGTGTTTGGCGGACAGCTGACCCTCGTTGCGTTGATGCTGCTCGCGGGCGTCGGGCTGCTGTCGAGCCTGCTTGCCAATGTGCCCGTAGCTGCCGCGTCGATCATCATGGTCAAAGGTTACCTTGTCATGGCCGAAGTGGTGCCCGACACGGCGCTTTCGTCAGGGTTTTCCGAATGGCCGACCGTTTCCATTCCCGTCTTCATCGGACTGATGTTCGGTGCAACCCTCGGGGGAAATGCAACGCTCGTCGGCGCGGCGGCCAACATCGTCGCCGCGGGAGTTTGCGCACGCCAGGGAACGCCCATCACGTTTGGCACGTTCCTTCGATACGGGCTGCCCATCACGGTGGTGCAGCTTGCAGCGTCGGCTGTGTACGTGCTCGCCGTGACCCGCCTGTTGCACTGA
- a CDS encoding amino acid ABC transporter substrate-binding protein → MARLAQCGVAVLAACFVFLWAVATDACAAAGDTLAQIRERGILRCGVSEGVQGFSIKDSAGHWSGIDVDFCRAVAAAALGDPSKVAYVPLRASERFPVLEEGMVDLLARNTTWTLLREAALKAQFAGVIFYDMQAFLVRRPGGAQTAGDLKGATVCVEKGTSTQVHLREYSADNQLGIKPLVIDSAIEAREAFYAGRCSAYAADASHLAAVRLQAPGGPQMAEILPERIAQEPLSPVVRGGDQSWLTLVRWVLFALVIAEELGVNRDNVQARLSDPAVKRALASDDETDRSLGVERGWMVRAVRSVGNYAEMFDRNLGPRTPLKLERGLNRLWTQGGLMYAPPVR, encoded by the coding sequence ATGGCACGCCTTGCACAATGCGGCGTAGCGGTTCTGGCAGCCTGCTTTGTTTTTCTGTGGGCCGTGGCAACCGATGCGTGCGCGGCCGCCGGTGATACGCTCGCCCAGATACGCGAGCGGGGCATTTTGCGCTGCGGTGTCAGCGAAGGTGTCCAGGGGTTTTCCATCAAAGACAGCGCCGGACACTGGTCCGGAATCGATGTCGATTTCTGTCGCGCGGTGGCCGCCGCGGCGTTGGGCGATCCTTCCAAAGTGGCTTATGTGCCGCTCAGGGCATCTGAGCGCTTCCCCGTTCTCGAGGAAGGTATGGTCGACCTTCTCGCCCGCAACACGACGTGGACGCTGCTTCGCGAAGCGGCACTCAAGGCGCAGTTTGCAGGCGTCATCTTTTACGACATGCAGGCATTTCTGGTGCGCAGACCAGGCGGGGCACAGACAGCAGGCGACCTCAAAGGCGCAACGGTATGCGTTGAAAAAGGTACGTCCACACAGGTGCATCTGCGTGAATACTCCGCTGACAATCAGCTGGGCATCAAGCCATTGGTGATCGACTCTGCCATCGAAGCGCGCGAAGCTTTTTACGCCGGACGTTGCAGCGCCTATGCCGCAGATGCATCGCATCTCGCCGCCGTGCGCCTCCAGGCGCCAGGCGGACCGCAGATGGCCGAAATCCTGCCTGAGCGAATTGCCCAGGAACCGCTCAGCCCCGTCGTGCGTGGTGGTGACCAGAGCTGGCTCACGCTCGTGCGCTGGGTCCTTTTTGCCCTTGTGATTGCGGAAGAGCTCGGTGTGAACCGCGACAACGTGCAAGCGCGACTGAGCGATCCTGCTGTAAAGCGCGCACTTGCCAGTGACGATGAAACCGATCGCAGTCTCGGAGTCGAACGAGGATGGATGGTTCGTGCCGTGCGGAGCGTCGGCAATTACGCGGAAATGTTCGATCGGAACCTTGGGCCTCGTACGCCGCTGAAACTGGAGCGCGGCCTGAACCGGCTGTGGACGCAGGGTGGTCTCATGTATGCACCGCCTGTCCGTTAA
- a CDS encoding MarC family protein → MLNQLADTILLVVAGLFPVVNPPAAGFIVLSLVPHATPEERAYLARAISINSLIILLVSLVIGAYVLSFFGISIPVLRVAGGLVIAFAGWTLLNKPADADRGAEHRAVSDAARKATLQAKAFYPLTLPVTVGPGSIAVAIALGTGRPRAGISLVNVIGVAIAMVLLCGSIYVCVRFAVNVQRLLGPIGTLVAMRLFAFVLFCIGIQIIWLGLDDLLESVRLTVQFS, encoded by the coding sequence ATGCTGAATCAACTTGCCGATACGATTCTACTCGTCGTTGCTGGGCTGTTTCCGGTCGTCAATCCGCCAGCGGCCGGATTTATCGTGCTCAGCCTCGTGCCACATGCAACACCGGAGGAACGGGCCTATCTGGCGAGAGCCATTTCGATCAACAGCCTGATTATCCTGCTTGTCTCTCTTGTAATCGGCGCGTACGTGCTGTCGTTCTTCGGGATTTCGATACCGGTCTTACGGGTCGCAGGCGGATTGGTCATCGCGTTCGCCGGTTGGACTCTGCTGAACAAGCCGGCCGACGCTGATCGCGGCGCGGAGCACAGGGCGGTGTCGGACGCAGCCCGCAAGGCCACACTGCAGGCGAAGGCCTTCTATCCCCTCACGTTACCCGTCACGGTGGGTCCCGGCTCAATCGCCGTTGCAATCGCACTGGGTACGGGTAGGCCCCGTGCCGGGATTTCCCTGGTCAACGTGATCGGCGTGGCCATCGCGATGGTTTTACTGTGCGGCAGCATCTACGTATGCGTGCGCTTCGCCGTAAATGTCCAGAGGCTACTGGGTCCGATCGGTACGCTTGTTGCGATGCGCCTCTTCGCGTTTGTGCTGTTCTGCATTGGAATTCAGATCATCTGGCTCGGTCTCGATGATCTGCTCGAGTCGGTGCGGTTGACCGTTCAGTTTAGCTAG
- a CDS encoding Orn/Lys/Arg decarboxylase N-terminal domain-containing protein codes for MPASSKSVYRRLGMKALLVHHEVDARTASGRAAQSLSAELEERQVRVLTATSADDAVSVIKSDPLVQCLLLSWELENDDSHEQAQRVLDAQRVRSATVPIFLLASRTSVATVPVDAMQKADDFIWMLEDTTAFIAGRIIASIERYRETVLPPMFAALARFSRVYEYSWHTPGHTGGTAFMKSTVGQAFFEFFGEQLFRSDLSISVGELGSLLDHSGPIGESERYAARVFGSHRTYHVTNGSSMSNRVILMASVTRNQIALCDRNCHKSAEHAMTMSGAIPTYLIPSRNRYGIIGPIMPERLTAAAIRLLIEQNPLVKNRPGVEPRAVHALVTNSTYDGLCYNVTRLEELLGESVDRLHFDEAWYGYARFNPLYKDRFAMHGDPADHDASKPTVFATHSTHKLLAALSQASFIHIRDGRNPIDHARFNESYMMHASTSPQYAIIASNDVSAAMMDGAGGEALTGDAIREAIAFRQMLARLHAQFDEQSDWFFNGWQPDVVLNRTTGRRTPFHEADEELLATDPSCWVLHANDTWHGFGEIEDGYCMLDPIKVSILTPGVAPQGGLTSVGIPACVVTAYLDRHGIVVEKTTDFTILLLFSIGITKGKWGTLVNTLLDFKRDYDTNLPLDQALPNLVSRYPERYSRLGLRELCDLMFQAMGDLKTTEMMSRGFSTLPDPDYSPQEAFELLVHNQVETLDLSQMEGRTVANAVVPYPPGIPLLMPGENAGPSDGPLLGYLKALEQYDLRFPGFTHDTHGVEVEDGVYRIACIRKQ; via the coding sequence ATGCCCGCCTCGTCCAAATCCGTCTATCGCCGCCTCGGCATGAAAGCGCTGCTGGTTCATCACGAAGTCGATGCCCGCACGGCAAGCGGGCGCGCCGCCCAGTCGCTCAGCGCCGAGCTGGAAGAACGGCAGGTGCGGGTCTTGACCGCGACCTCGGCTGACGATGCCGTGTCGGTGATCAAATCCGATCCGTTGGTTCAGTGTCTGCTGCTGAGCTGGGAACTCGAGAACGATGATAGCCACGAGCAGGCGCAGCGCGTGCTCGATGCGCAACGGGTGCGCAGCGCGACTGTGCCGATCTTTCTGCTGGCGAGTCGCACGAGCGTCGCAACGGTGCCCGTCGACGCCATGCAGAAAGCGGACGACTTCATCTGGATGCTGGAAGACACCACCGCCTTCATCGCCGGACGGATCATCGCGTCGATCGAGCGTTACCGCGAGACCGTGCTGCCGCCGATGTTCGCTGCGCTGGCGCGCTTCTCGCGCGTATACGAATATTCGTGGCATACACCCGGGCATACGGGCGGCACCGCCTTCATGAAGTCGACAGTGGGGCAGGCATTCTTCGAGTTTTTCGGGGAGCAACTGTTTCGCTCGGACTTGTCCATTTCGGTCGGCGAACTCGGCTCACTGCTGGACCACAGTGGGCCGATAGGCGAAAGCGAGCGTTATGCGGCGCGGGTGTTCGGCTCGCATCGCACCTATCACGTGACAAACGGTTCATCGATGTCGAACCGCGTGATCCTGATGGCGAGCGTGACGCGCAACCAGATCGCGCTGTGCGATCGCAACTGCCACAAGTCGGCCGAGCACGCGATGACCATGTCCGGCGCCATACCGACGTATCTTATTCCGTCGCGCAACCGCTATGGCATCATCGGGCCGATCATGCCCGAGCGGCTCACGGCCGCGGCGATCCGTCTCCTGATCGAGCAGAATCCCCTCGTCAAGAATCGCCCAGGCGTGGAACCCAGGGCCGTTCATGCGCTCGTCACGAACTCGACGTACGACGGACTCTGCTACAACGTGACGCGCCTGGAGGAATTGCTTGGAGAAAGCGTCGACCGTCTACATTTCGACGAAGCCTGGTACGGCTATGCCCGCTTCAATCCGCTGTACAAGGATCGTTTCGCGATGCATGGCGATCCCGCCGACCATGACGCGTCGAAGCCGACGGTATTCGCAACGCACTCGACCCACAAGCTGCTCGCAGCATTGTCGCAGGCATCGTTCATCCATATTCGTGACGGACGCAACCCGATCGACCATGCGCGCTTTAACGAGTCGTACATGATGCACGCATCGACCTCGCCACAGTACGCGATCATCGCCTCCAATGATGTGAGCGCCGCGATGATGGACGGAGCCGGCGGCGAGGCACTCACGGGCGATGCGATTCGCGAAGCGATCGCGTTTCGTCAGATGCTCGCCAGACTGCACGCACAGTTCGATGAGCAAAGCGACTGGTTCTTCAATGGCTGGCAGCCCGATGTCGTCCTCAATCGCACTACCGGCCGGCGAACACCGTTCCACGAAGCCGATGAGGAACTGCTGGCGACCGATCCATCCTGCTGGGTTCTGCACGCCAACGATACATGGCACGGTTTCGGCGAAATCGAAGACGGCTACTGCATGCTGGACCCGATCAAGGTGTCGATCCTGACGCCAGGCGTCGCGCCACAAGGCGGGCTGACGTCGGTCGGCATTCCGGCCTGTGTCGTGACGGCGTACCTCGATCGACATGGCATCGTCGTCGAGAAGACTACTGATTTCACGATTCTGCTGCTGTTTTCCATCGGCATCACGAAAGGCAAATGGGGGACGCTCGTCAATACGCTGCTCGACTTCAAGAGAGATTACGACACCAATCTTCCGCTCGATCAGGCGTTGCCGAATCTGGTGTCGCGATATCCGGAACGGTATAGCCGCCTGGGTCTGCGCGAGCTTTGCGACCTCATGTTCCAGGCGATGGGCGATCTGAAAACAACCGAGATGATGTCTCGCGGCTTCTCGACGCTCCCTGATCCGGACTACAGCCCTCAGGAGGCGTTCGAGTTGCTGGTGCACAACCAGGTGGAAACGCTGGATCTGTCGCAAATGGAGGGGCGCACGGTGGCCAACGCCGTGGTGCCCTACCCGCCCGGCATCCCGTTACTGATGCCGGGTGAAAACGCGGGTCCTTCGGACGGCCCACTGCTCGGCTACCTGAAGGCGCTCGAACAGTACGACCTGCGGTTCCCCGGCTTCACTCACGATACGCACGGAGTCGAAGTCGAGGACGGCGTCTATCGCATCGCCTGCATCAGGAAACAGTAG